Proteins encoded in a region of the Pseudomonas sp. GOM7 genome:
- the metK gene encoding methionine adenosyltransferase has translation MSEYSLFTSESVSEGHPDKIADQISDAVLDAIITQDKHARVAVETLVKTGVAIVAGEVTTSAWVDLEQIVRDVINDIGYTSSDVGFDGATCGVINIIGKQSVDIAQGVDRSKPEDQGAGDQGLMFGYASNETDVLMPAPIRFSHALVERQAEARKSGLLPWLRPDAKSQVTCRYENGKVAGIDAVVLSTQHNPDVSLKDLREAVMELIIKHSLPAELLHKDTQFHINPTGNFVIGGPVGDCGLTGRKIIVDSYGGMARHGGGAFSGKDPSKVDRSAAYAGRYVAKNIVAAGLAERCEIQVSYAIGVAQPTSISINTFGTHKIAEDKIIKLVREVFDLRPYAITKMLDLLHPMYRDTAAYGHFGRNPVQKTVGDDSFTTFTWEKTDKVEALRAAAGL, from the coding sequence ATGAGCGAATACTCCCTGTTCACCTCCGAGTCCGTGTCCGAAGGGCATCCGGACAAGATCGCCGACCAGATTTCCGATGCGGTGCTCGACGCCATCATCACCCAGGACAAGCACGCCCGCGTGGCCGTGGAAACCCTGGTCAAGACCGGTGTGGCCATCGTCGCCGGGGAAGTGACCACCAGCGCCTGGGTCGACCTGGAGCAGATCGTCCGTGACGTGATCAACGACATCGGCTACACCAGCAGCGATGTCGGCTTCGACGGCGCCACCTGCGGCGTCATCAACATCATCGGCAAGCAATCGGTGGACATCGCCCAGGGCGTCGACCGCTCCAAGCCGGAAGACCAGGGCGCCGGCGACCAGGGCCTGATGTTCGGCTACGCCAGCAACGAAACCGACGTGCTGATGCCGGCGCCGATCCGCTTCTCCCACGCCCTGGTCGAGCGCCAGGCCGAGGCGCGCAAGTCCGGCCTGCTGCCCTGGCTGCGCCCGGATGCCAAATCCCAGGTCACCTGCCGCTACGAGAATGGCAAGGTCGCCGGCATCGACGCCGTGGTGCTGTCCACCCAGCACAACCCGGACGTGTCGCTGAAAGACCTGCGTGAAGCCGTGATGGAGCTGATCATCAAGCACAGCCTGCCGGCCGAGCTGCTGCACAAGGACACCCAGTTCCACATCAACCCGACCGGCAACTTCGTCATCGGCGGCCCGGTAGGCGACTGCGGCCTGACCGGGCGCAAGATCATCGTCGACAGCTACGGCGGCATGGCCCGTCACGGCGGCGGTGCCTTCTCCGGCAAGGATCCGTCCAAGGTCGACCGCAGCGCCGCCTATGCCGGCCGCTACGTGGCCAAGAACATCGTTGCCGCCGGCCTGGCCGAGCGCTGCGAGATCCAGGTGTCCTACGCCATCGGCGTGGCCCAGCCCACCTCCATCTCGATCAACACCTTTGGCACCCACAAGATCGCCGAAGACAAGATCATCAAGCTGGTACGCGAGGTGTTCGACCTGCGCCCCTACGCCATCACCAAGATGCTCGACCTGCTCCACCCGATGTACCGCGACACCGCCGCCTATGGCCACTTCGGCCGCAACCCGGTACAGAAGACCGTCGGCGACGACAGCTTCACCACCTTCACCTGGGAGAAGACCGATAAGGTCGAAGCCCTGCGCGCAGCCGCCGGCCTGTAA